Proteins co-encoded in one Acidobacteriota bacterium genomic window:
- a CDS encoding HAMP domain-containing protein, with product MRINTKLVLLLTLGVGAVMLIASFLSLRQREAALESTLRDELRAHAVTLQIALEENYQNGRTADAQRLVDRLHENSRVYGVFLFGESGDLRSLSQIVTAAEFRQPPELKMVLELGEPVEFVRLIQNRKFLSILLPIKLADEKRGAVEIVKPLALLENDIARARLNWLSTTLLLLATIFLLVFIVLRQNLTRPIEALLVGARALGRGDLSHRVAVKDSHSELAQLAAEFNRMAENLAEQRSAAQTETETRLNLEKELRHSERLASVGRLASGIAHELGAPLNVIDARAEQLLGRPNVAVEKRIKNLTIIRSQCVRITHIVRQLLNLARPYDLQLEEIRIGDLIKSVLEGFEASETIRIDFEANNGLTILGDGDFLRQVFFNIFNNAFHAMSAGGALKIEISKTVRDDKNFVVVEISDTGTGIAPDNLERIFEPFYTTKAIGEGTGLGLSVSRRIVEEHGGIIEASNNTANGARFTIYLPTNEEL from the coding sequence ATGAGGATCAACACAAAATTAGTTCTGCTGCTAACGCTCGGCGTCGGTGCAGTGATGTTGATCGCAAGTTTTTTAAGCTTGCGGCAGCGTGAAGCCGCCCTCGAATCGACTTTGCGTGACGAATTGCGGGCGCACGCCGTTACTTTGCAAATCGCTCTCGAAGAAAATTATCAAAATGGACGAACGGCGGATGCTCAGAGACTGGTCGACCGGTTGCATGAAAACAGTCGGGTTTACGGCGTATTCCTTTTTGGCGAGAGCGGCGATTTGCGGTCTCTTTCACAGATCGTAACCGCTGCGGAATTTCGCCAGCCGCCTGAACTGAAAATGGTTTTGGAGTTGGGTGAACCGGTCGAGTTTGTGAGACTTATCCAGAATCGTAAATTTTTGTCCATTCTTCTGCCTATCAAATTGGCGGACGAAAAACGGGGCGCGGTGGAAATCGTAAAACCTCTCGCACTCCTTGAAAACGATATTGCCCGGGCGCGCCTAAATTGGCTTTCAACCACTCTGCTGTTGCTGGCGACGATTTTTCTCCTTGTTTTTATCGTTTTACGCCAAAACCTCACGCGCCCTATTGAGGCACTTCTCGTTGGAGCGAGAGCATTGGGACGTGGAGATCTATCGCACCGCGTAGCCGTGAAAGATTCTCATTCCGAACTCGCTCAGCTAGCCGCAGAGTTTAACCGAATGGCCGAGAATCTGGCCGAGCAACGCAGTGCGGCTCAGACTGAAACGGAAACCCGTTTAAATCTAGAAAAGGAACTTCGCCACAGCGAACGTCTAGCGTCCGTCGGAAGACTCGCCAGCGGCATTGCCCACGAACTTGGTGCTCCGCTCAACGTGATCGACGCACGGGCGGAACAGTTGCTCGGCAGGCCGAACGTGGCGGTCGAAAAACGGATCAAGAATCTAACCATCATTCGATCCCAATGCGTCCGGATCACGCATATCGTCCGACAGCTTTTAAATCTGGCGCGTCCTTATGATTTACAGTTAGAAGAAATTCGAATTGGCGACCTGATAAAATCTGTGCTTGAAGGATTTGAGGCGAGTGAAACGATAAGAATCGATTTCGAAGCAAACAATGGTTTGACGATTTTGGGCGATGGTGACTTTCTCCGGCAGGTCTTTTTCAACATTTTCAATAACGCCTTTCATGCAATGTCGGCCGGCGGAGCACTAAAGATCGAAATTTCCAAAACCGTACGTGACGACAAAAACTTTGTCGTAGTCGAGATCTCGGACACAGGCACTGGCATCGCTCCCGACAATCTCGAACGAATCTTTGAGCCGTTTTACACAACCAAAGCCATCGGCGAGGGAACGGGCCTAGGATTGTCCGTCTCGCGCCGGATCGTCGAAGAACACGGCGGAATTATCGAAGCCTCGAACAATACCGCTAATGGGGCAAGGTTTACAATTTATTTACCAACGAACGAAGAACTATGA
- a CDS encoding sigma-54-dependent Fis family transcriptional regulator, giving the protein MKERILIVEDDADMRELLEEVLTEADFEVVTAVNGRFALAHIENKQEKIDLVVTDVRMPELRGDELLVKVRQTRTETPVIVITAFGSVENAVEMVKQGAYSYLTKPFSTKDLLEVVTGALMQTEAARAHAMLLREIPALDTRIIGASRPMRELQDIISRAGPSDSNILITGESGTGKELVARAVHDASTRSRKEFVAVNCAAIPVELVESELFGHTGQAFTGARQARAGLFETADGGTLFLDEIGELPLNIQPKLLRVLQESTIRRVGDNRERQVDVRLIAASNRDLEKAVASGEFREDLYWRINVIHLSVPPLRIRTFDIPLLVEHFLAKIAKKQNTVPRSITPDTLALLTVYSWQGNVRELENTIERAVALARGPVLTIEDLPDRIREASSQTTAILATAKSKRLTLADLEREYILEVLRESGGNKSRAAETLGLDRKTLYRKLDEYRESNSDLPIQKDDAASF; this is encoded by the coding sequence ATGAAAGAGCGAATTCTAATTGTCGAAGACGACGCCGACATGCGCGAGCTACTCGAAGAAGTCCTGACTGAGGCGGATTTTGAAGTTGTTACCGCAGTAAATGGCCGTTTCGCTCTCGCGCACATCGAGAACAAACAGGAAAAGATCGATTTGGTTGTGACCGACGTGCGGATGCCTGAACTTAGGGGCGACGAGCTTCTGGTGAAGGTGCGCCAGACGCGCACAGAAACTCCGGTCATCGTCATAACGGCCTTCGGCTCGGTCGAAAATGCGGTCGAAATGGTCAAACAAGGAGCATATTCGTATCTAACCAAGCCGTTTTCGACAAAAGACTTACTGGAAGTTGTCACCGGTGCTCTGATGCAGACGGAGGCCGCCAGAGCTCATGCTATGCTGCTCCGCGAGATTCCGGCTTTGGACACCCGAATTATCGGAGCATCGCGCCCGATGCGCGAACTCCAGGATATTATCAGCCGCGCTGGACCTTCCGATAGCAACATTCTGATCACAGGCGAGAGCGGGACGGGCAAAGAACTCGTCGCCCGAGCGGTTCATGACGCCTCGACCCGCAGCCGGAAAGAGTTTGTCGCCGTCAACTGCGCCGCGATTCCGGTGGAACTAGTCGAATCGGAACTTTTCGGACATACCGGACAAGCATTCACTGGAGCTCGGCAGGCGCGAGCGGGTTTGTTTGAAACCGCCGACGGTGGAACCCTTTTTCTGGATGAAATCGGAGAATTACCTCTCAACATACAGCCGAAACTATTGCGAGTCTTGCAGGAAAGCACGATACGCCGAGTCGGTGACAATAGGGAAAGGCAGGTTGACGTGCGTTTGATCGCGGCAAGCAACCGTGATTTGGAGAAAGCGGTGGCAAGCGGCGAATTTCGGGAAGATCTGTATTGGCGCATCAACGTTATTCATCTCTCTGTCCCGCCTCTGCGAATTCGCACCTTTGACATTCCCCTGCTGGTCGAACATTTTTTGGCGAAGATCGCAAAAAAACAAAACACCGTACCTCGTTCGATCACTCCTGACACGCTCGCGCTGCTGACCGTGTATTCGTGGCAAGGTAATGTGCGCGAATTGGAAAACACAATTGAAAGAGCGGTTGCTCTGGCACGTGGCCCGGTTTTGACGATCGAGGACTTGCCCGACCGGATACGCGAGGCGAGTAGTCAAACTACCGCAATTCTCGCCACCGCAAAATCGAAACGTCTGACGCTTGCCGACCTGGAACGCGAATATATCTTGGAGGTCCTTCGTGAATCCGGCGGTAACAAATCGCGCGCGGCCGAAACGCTCGGCTTAGACCGAAAAACCCTTTACCGCAAACTAGACGAGTATCGTGAAAGCAACTCTGATCTGCCGATTCAAAAAGACGACGCAGCCAGTTTCTGA
- a CDS encoding UPF0182 family protein: MNEPQEFYNKEDQWTIAQTPGTNDKEEARSMEPYSTIMKLPGEQKEGFIRMLPFTPQRKDNLTAWMVARSDGENYGKLAAYRFPKQQLIY; this comes from the coding sequence ATGAATGAGCCGCAGGAGTTCTATAACAAGGAAGATCAATGGACGATAGCCCAGACACCCGGTACCAATGATAAGGAAGAAGCCAGATCAATGGAGCCGTATTCGACAATAATGAAATTGCCAGGCGAGCAGAAAGAAGGGTTTATCCGTATGCTGCCATTCACACCGCAACGCAAAGACAATCTAACGGCGTGGATGGTCGCCCGGTCAGATGGCGAAAACTACGGCAAACTCGCGGCGTATCGATTCCCGAAACAACAGCTCATCTATTGA
- a CDS encoding DUF2490 domain-containing protein gives MKNQIFPAIAILFCISSVSLSQSNSDLQFWNETIVSLPLITSKDENGKELDRFAIQFIGNFRLGRNTIQGGDKRIGAGFEYRFNKFISLQPSYLYRAETTRGRRTAFESRFRFALNLQKDWTKVQLRQRNMLDYRKRQSLANDPTFYRSRIQVIFPIKKFQPYVMDEVYYQFESKQITRNRLFFGFNKRINKNLTSDFFYVWQRNRQGIIKNIHGFGVNLRIRISPRAK, from the coding sequence ATGAAAAATCAAATATTTCCGGCGATTGCAATTTTGTTCTGTATATCGAGCGTTTCGTTATCTCAAAGCAATAGCGATTTGCAATTTTGGAATGAAACCATAGTCAGCTTGCCCCTGATCACATCAAAAGACGAAAACGGCAAAGAACTTGATCGGTTTGCGATTCAGTTTATTGGAAATTTCAGGTTAGGGCGAAATACGATCCAGGGTGGCGATAAACGTATCGGTGCCGGATTTGAATATCGTTTCAATAAATTTATCAGTCTGCAACCAAGTTATCTTTACCGTGCGGAAACGACGCGAGGCCGGCGAACTGCTTTTGAAAGCCGTTTTCGCTTTGCCTTGAATCTGCAAAAAGATTGGACAAAAGTGCAATTGCGGCAACGAAATATGCTCGACTATCGCAAACGTCAATCGCTTGCTAACGACCCTACATTTTATCGCAGTAGGATCCAAGTTATCTTTCCAATAAAGAAATTTCAACCCTATGTGATGGATGAAGTTTACTACCAGTTTGAATCTAAACAGATAACGCGGAATCGACTGTTTTTTGGTTTTAATAAGCGGATAAACAAGAATTTGACAAGCGATTTTTTCTACGTCTGGCAAAGAAACCGACAAGGAATAATTAAAAACATTCACGGTTTCGGCGTTAACCTCCGAATAAGAATAAGTCCACGGGCAAAGTAA
- a CDS encoding VTT domain-containing protein, with protein sequence MRKIYQYFRELGRLTPIAVVTTLLPILGSAVLILFAQPLGNWLRENWEIGTPLYFLGILLFCGFALLPTNIVGVLAGWTFSFDLGIAVLITGIVGAALFSFLIHSRLVGDRLPHVFETHPKAKAIYQALVGQSMWRAALIISLLRLSPAMPFALTNFLMSAARVPMKSFVIGTFVGMLPRSSAVVFLGAGLSELTFDNQQNTALIIFGIAATIIVVVVIGTISKHALERLYVRET encoded by the coding sequence TTGCGGAAAATCTACCAATATTTCAGAGAGTTGGGAAGACTCACACCGATCGCTGTCGTAACAACGTTACTGCCAATACTTGGAAGTGCGGTTTTGATATTGTTCGCGCAGCCACTTGGGAATTGGCTGCGCGAAAACTGGGAAATCGGCACGCCGCTCTATTTCCTGGGGATCCTTTTATTTTGTGGGTTTGCACTCCTCCCGACCAATATCGTCGGCGTACTTGCGGGTTGGACGTTTAGTTTCGACTTGGGAATTGCAGTTCTGATCACGGGTATCGTGGGGGCGGCTTTGTTTTCGTTCCTGATCCACTCGCGCCTTGTTGGTGACAGACTTCCGCATGTTTTTGAGACGCATCCAAAAGCGAAAGCGATTTATCAGGCCTTGGTCGGGCAGAGCATGTGGCGAGCGGCATTGATAATCTCCCTGCTACGGCTTTCGCCGGCCATGCCTTTTGCGTTGACGAACTTTTTAATGTCGGCGGCTCGTGTTCCGATGAAGTCGTTTGTTATCGGTACCTTCGTCGGGATGCTACCGCGTTCTTCGGCGGTTGTTTTTCTAGGTGCGGGACTTTCAGAATTGACATTCGATAACCAACAGAACACCGCGCTAATTATATTTGGGATCGCCGCAACAATAATTGTAGTAGTGGTTATCGGCACGATCAGCAAACATGCGCTCGAACGTTTGTATGTCCGAGAAACCTAA
- a CDS encoding KUP/HAK/KT family potassium transporter: MTHTDKHHRINKVTFAGFLVTLGIVFGDIGTSPLYAMSAIVGTRTIDPVLALGGLSAVFWTLTLLTTGKYAYLSLRADNNGEGGIFSLYSLIKRYSGSWLVYPAIIGGAFLLADGIITAPISVSSAIEGLRIYSPTIPTVPIVIAILIALFVTQQFGTQLIGKLFGPVMMIWFTFIGVIGLMSLAQDFSVLRALNPYYAYQMIVDYPHGFFLLGAVFLCTTGAEALYADMGHVGRGNIRISWVYVKICLILSYAGQSAWLMSKVGTTLEGAAPFYSIVPPVILPFGILIATSAAIIASQALISGSFTLVGEAIRLNFWSRQRICYPTDFRGQLYIPQVNWLLMAGCIFVVFYFRESKNMEAAYGLAVTLTMLMTTVLLAVYLYSRRVPIVLTALITLVFVVIEGAFFIANLEKFPEGGFISIFIGFILFAVMWIWYKGRVVRRSLTVMEDTGPFFKTLTELSNDTTLPQYATHLVYLTSSDSPKKIEQETIRSVLEKTPKRADVYWFVHVKTDNEPFTMKYKVDILEQEDVYFITFTLGFRIEPRLNYFFDLALKDLQKNKEVNIASRHPALEKYDIDGDIRFVLHSSFLSHENELPFKQNFIMHSYYFLRRWFSVREDYAYGLDASNVEIEPVPIVIAEPKDMKLTREI; this comes from the coding sequence ATGACGCACACGGATAAGCATCACCGCATTAATAAAGTTACCTTTGCGGGCTTTTTGGTAACTTTGGGGATCGTTTTTGGCGACATCGGGACGTCCCCGCTTTACGCCATGTCGGCAATTGTGGGGACGCGGACGATCGATCCCGTTCTTGCACTGGGTGGACTTTCGGCTGTTTTTTGGACGCTGACACTTTTAACGACCGGCAAATACGCCTACCTTTCGCTCCGTGCCGACAACAACGGTGAAGGCGGAATTTTTTCGCTTTATTCGCTGATCAAGCGTTACTCGGGAAGTTGGCTCGTGTACCCCGCAATTATAGGTGGAGCGTTTTTGCTTGCGGATGGGATTATTACCGCTCCGATCTCGGTTTCGTCGGCAATCGAAGGCCTGCGAATCTATTCACCGACCATTCCGACCGTGCCGATCGTAATTGCAATCTTGATTGCCCTATTTGTCACACAGCAGTTTGGAACACAGCTAATCGGCAAACTCTTCGGTCCGGTGATGATGATCTGGTTCACGTTTATCGGCGTCATCGGTTTGATGTCGCTAGCACAGGATTTTTCGGTTTTGCGAGCGTTAAATCCTTACTACGCCTATCAGATGATAGTGGATTATCCACATGGCTTCTTCCTGCTCGGAGCCGTCTTTCTTTGCACGACCGGAGCCGAAGCTCTATATGCCGACATGGGACACGTGGGGCGGGGCAACATTCGGATAAGTTGGGTCTACGTCAAAATATGCCTGATTTTGTCATACGCGGGACAATCGGCGTGGTTAATGTCGAAGGTCGGAACGACACTCGAAGGAGCGGCGCCATTTTATTCGATCGTGCCGCCCGTCATCTTGCCATTTGGCATTTTGATAGCGACAAGTGCGGCGATCATCGCTTCGCAAGCCCTGATCTCCGGAAGTTTCACATTAGTTGGCGAAGCGATCCGTCTCAATTTTTGGTCACGGCAAAGGATCTGTTATCCAACCGATTTTCGCGGACAGCTGTATATTCCCCAAGTCAACTGGTTATTAATGGCGGGCTGCATATTTGTGGTCTTTTATTTCCGCGAATCAAAGAACATGGAGGCCGCTTACGGCTTGGCGGTCACGTTAACGATGCTGATGACAACAGTTTTGCTGGCTGTCTATCTTTATTCAAGACGCGTTCCGATCGTTCTGACGGCATTGATCACTCTGGTTTTTGTCGTTATTGAAGGGGCATTTTTTATCGCCAATCTCGAAAAATTTCCCGAGGGTGGTTTTATCTCGATTTTCATTGGATTCATCCTGTTTGCGGTGATGTGGATCTGGTACAAAGGCAGAGTAGTACGCCGTTCATTAACGGTTATGGAAGACACAGGACCGTTTTTTAAGACGCTCACGGAGCTCAGTAACGATACCACTCTGCCCCAGTATGCGACGCACCTCGTTTACCTGACGAGCTCGGATTCGCCCAAAAAAATCGAACAGGAAACGATTCGTTCGGTTCTTGAAAAAACGCCGAAACGGGCCGATGTTTATTGGTTTGTTCACGTGAAAACTGACAACGAACCTTTCACGATGAAATACAAAGTCGACATCCTGGAGCAAGAAGACGTTTATTTTATTACGTTTACGCTGGGCTTCCGAATTGAACCCCGTCTGAATTACTTTTTCGACCTTGCTCTAAAAGACTTGCAAAAGAACAAGGAGGTTAATATTGCCAGTCGCCATCCCGCGCTCGAGAAATACGACATCGACGGCGACATCCGTTTCGTCCTTCATAGCTCATTTTTGAGTCACGAGAACGAATTGCCGTTCAAACAAAATTTCATAATGCACTCGTATTATTTCCTCCGCCGGTGGTTTAGCGTCCGCGAAGATTATGCTTACGGCCTGGATGCAAGCAATGTTGAAATCGAGCCCGTGCCGATAGTCATCGCCGAACCGAAGGATATGAAATTGACCCGAGAAATCTAG
- a CDS encoding M1 family metallopeptidase: MKLRIILGLVFLNCSGFGQVQTTEAPLNPTILQDSGGSAKRAIRRSIPLTNSIRKAYQAGTRNTSGRPGANYWQLETDFSINASLNPSTQTITGSETITIHNNSPDALDRIVLRLDHNIFRPRVPRGFSVPAETTDGMALTRIKINGVEVDLKSPAPQRQSGQSKIERSYAIGLDQTVATLMLATPIAPRSLATLEIDWNTKLPGGADGQGHRMTQRWDAKLFQPTQWFPRLAKYDDQRGWDTNVYLGPSEFYNNYGKFDVKIEVPAGWIVSGTGVLQNANEAVAPFVRERLASALKTDEEVMIVKKDERGVGKALLPRDRNIWHFVAEKVNDFAWATSNEFVWRTTRANIPTKGYVPIHMFYLPERSRFFESAGKRSRHALEFYSKLLIPYAFPQLTLQDGPSAGMEYPMVINSNQGAADHETFHQWLPMMVGTNETRYGWMDEGFNQYSNILSAADAGGRPFNLDLLGQSYGRVSGNEDEPMMMWNANYGGTFYGYQTYNKTSPMFSMLGGIVGDAAMNSALKKYVETWAFKHPSPWDFTFFMNKELGRDLNWFWYYWLFTTERVDGSIKEVVWKGDKAIVTIHQAGEMPSPVVLKVEFSDGTEKIKAMPNAQIVDDNTAIIKWNEDVWFNGDRDFQAVLDFGKRKIHKITLDPYGRFPDSDTKDNVWASK; the protein is encoded by the coding sequence ATGAAATTAAGAATTATTCTCGGGCTCGTGTTCTTAAACTGCAGTGGTTTCGGACAGGTACAGACGACCGAAGCTCCTCTGAATCCTACGATTCTCCAGGATTCGGGGGGCTCAGCAAAGCGGGCCATACGCCGGAGTATTCCGCTGACAAATTCAATTCGGAAGGCGTATCAGGCTGGAACGAGAAATACTTCTGGTCGTCCGGGGGCGAATTATTGGCAATTGGAAACCGATTTTTCGATCAATGCAAGTCTGAACCCTTCCACGCAAACCATAACCGGCAGCGAGACGATCACCATCCATAATAATAGTCCGGATGCACTTGACCGCATCGTTTTGCGGCTTGACCATAATATTTTTCGTCCGCGAGTGCCGCGAGGCTTTTCCGTGCCTGCCGAAACTACTGATGGAATGGCCCTTACCCGGATCAAAATAAATGGAGTTGAGGTCGATCTGAAATCACCGGCACCACAGCGCCAGTCGGGGCAGTCGAAGATCGAAAGATCCTATGCAATTGGTTTAGATCAAACTGTTGCTACGCTGATGCTCGCGACACCGATCGCACCGCGTTCTCTGGCGACCCTTGAAATTGACTGGAACACAAAACTGCCTGGCGGAGCAGACGGCCAAGGACATCGGATGACACAACGTTGGGACGCCAAACTTTTCCAGCCGACTCAATGGTTTCCGCGTCTGGCAAAATACGACGATCAGCGTGGTTGGGACACAAATGTTTACCTCGGACCGTCGGAATTTTACAACAATTACGGAAAGTTTGACGTCAAGATCGAGGTTCCTGCGGGCTGGATCGTTAGTGGAACGGGAGTGCTGCAAAATGCCAATGAGGCAGTTGCACCTTTTGTTCGTGAACGCCTTGCGTCTGCTTTAAAGACCGACGAAGAAGTAATGATCGTCAAGAAAGACGAACGAGGAGTCGGCAAAGCCCTATTACCACGCGACAGGAATATCTGGCATTTCGTGGCAGAGAAAGTCAACGATTTTGCGTGGGCGACCTCCAATGAATTTGTATGGCGAACGACGAGAGCAAATATTCCGACCAAAGGCTATGTTCCTATTCACATGTTCTACCTTCCCGAAAGATCTCGCTTCTTTGAAAGCGCCGGGAAAAGGTCTCGCCATGCCCTGGAATTCTATTCAAAACTACTGATCCCATACGCCTTTCCGCAGTTGACGCTGCAAGACGGACCAAGTGCCGGAATGGAGTATCCGATGGTTATCAACTCAAATCAGGGAGCCGCGGATCACGAGACTTTTCATCAATGGCTTCCGATGATGGTGGGAACAAACGAGACGCGATACGGCTGGATGGACGAAGGTTTTAATCAATATTCAAACATTCTTTCGGCTGCCGACGCTGGTGGGAGACCATTTAACCTAGATCTTCTGGGGCAGAGCTACGGTAGGGTCAGCGGTAACGAAGATGAACCGATGATGATGTGGAATGCCAACTATGGAGGAACCTTCTATGGTTATCAAACCTACAACAAAACATCACCGATGTTTTCGATGTTAGGGGGAATAGTCGGTGACGCTGCGATGAATTCGGCCCTTAAGAAATATGTGGAAACATGGGCGTTCAAACATCCGTCACCCTGGGATTTCACTTTCTTCATGAACAAAGAGCTTGGCCGTGACCTAAATTGGTTCTGGTATTACTGGCTATTCACCACAGAAAGAGTTGACGGCTCGATCAAGGAAGTTGTTTGGAAAGGAGACAAGGCGATAGTTACGATTCATCAAGCAGGCGAGATGCCCTCGCCTGTGGTGCTCAAAGTCGAATTTTCTGACGGTACCGAAAAGATCAAGGCAATGCCAAACGCACAAATAGTCGACGATAATACGGCGATCATAAAATGGAACGAAGATGTCTGGTTCAATGGCGACCGTGATTTTCAAGCCGTCCTAGATTTTGGAAAACGTAAGATCCACAAGATTACTCTAGATCCTTACGGGAGATTCCCCGATTCGGACACAAAGGATAATGTTTGGGCCAGCAAATAA
- a CDS encoding response regulator transcription factor: protein MDATPDQKRRGGSGVIIHECEDGADALAAYEEHCPDWVLMDVEMKLKDGITATREIINAYPNAKILILTKYDSGRIRDQAKKAGASIFVPKEQLLAIREIDLMLG, encoded by the coding sequence ATTGATGCGACGCCTGATCAAAAGCGTCGTGGAGGATCTGGCGTTATCATCCACGAATGCGAGGACGGAGCCGATGCCCTGGCCGCCTATGAAGAACATTGTCCCGATTGGGTCCTGATGGACGTCGAAATGAAACTAAAAGACGGCATCACGGCCACGCGGGAGATCATTAATGCATATCCCAATGCAAAGATACTCATCCTGACAAAATACGACTCCGGGCGCATCCGCGATCAAGCCAAAAAAGCCGGGGCGAGCATATTTGTACCAAAAGAACAACTACTTGCAATCCGGGAAATCGACCTTATGTTGGGGTAA
- a CDS encoding SGNH/GDSL hydrolase family protein, whose product MVVQYLQTLQKDKNFSADVLLVNCGLHDIKSDKITGKKAIELAEYKTNLMKIRNLARTMKMKLIWINSTPVNDDIHNSKNVGFFRDSKDVEDYNQAAKLYFEKVNVPIIDLNSFSRTFPSEAFSDHVHYRHEYVQLQAAFIAGFLTNR is encoded by the coding sequence ATGGTGGTTCAATATCTTCAAACGCTACAGAAAGATAAGAACTTTTCGGCCGATGTTCTTCTGGTCAATTGCGGTCTGCACGATATAAAGTCCGACAAAATAACGGGCAAGAAGGCAATCGAATTGGCTGAATACAAGACAAATCTCATGAAGATCCGAAATCTAGCCAGAACGATGAAAATGAAACTGATCTGGATAAATTCTACCCCCGTGAATGACGATATCCACAATAGCAAGAATGTCGGTTTCTTTCGCGACAGCAAAGACGTCGAAGATTACAACCAGGCAGCTAAGCTTTATTTTGAAAAGGTTAACGTTCCGATCATTGACCTGAACTCCTTCAGCCGAACATTCCCATCGGAGGCGTTTTCAGACCACGTCCATTACAGGCATGAATATGTCCAATTGCAAGCAGCTTTCATTGCAGGCTTTCTAACCAATCGTTGA